One Bombus pyrosoma isolate SC7728 linkage group LG11, ASM1482585v1, whole genome shotgun sequence DNA segment encodes these proteins:
- the LOC122573183 gene encoding zinc finger FYVE domain-containing protein 9 isoform X5, with protein MTVIHSNINDAMEKFAIDLDKVLDDFEFNEDCAEQIASDNLSTNNASSSSVKCNLEPSALKGYNYLLIEPKKANKEFDIILPVERHKDLQQINTKNKCINENDIVSENLNCSTEQTTIENTDVNQFYTQECTNDNKSIQKQSVPSYDSEQVSLAIYNDMSQKVIQKQQNSNNSPKIDNRYDKKLNQSNLKPSVSNVFSSLNEYINAPPGSSDCIHSILNDSEIQSDLETKVPQIIQSSAKDSDESIPHKQTVDIPDTTREIPVSSYQDATIPIMVELPITYETNIKEDVKNVHVTNFKPLESKTDLPEKVALNEACIELSNKAEIKNDKIHNYNSDRVDQEKNSMLECTYIQDGYYENESTTQLQDNESKLSMENIGTSEEHRSSLNSVCKPIGFSNIDNLSEDELTKYLAELEEEEKLRESCNKYENITNTAQNVSQDQKDENKQNVQVFPDTSVESRKMIESELNERIENILVTDCQEKETDKELLNNALMKQNVQQSDDRLNEERLNKHKDILSNPSGKELKLLHRVNVAKDDKMKLENECVPDTKDIEDSQERPTYSLNINQGSLNDGRTEIQLKEQKGNSTQYNQACELKMPSDIDNISEERISTTSELNTLIDMTKHNDDVISTSVDVYTRPNVSDTSNDSEKPVRPQTLDIVLSNNSTEHQVLGSTSDTPSYQVQSDTDGIKEEQGSSPDILENSLPESGSVLGKQPPFWVPDSDAPSCMLCDVKFTVIKRRHHCRACGKVLCNKCCNMKYKLEYQGNIDSRVCVSCYQLLTKAETEQGIGEWSSGYSTCMNNNDINSPQLAGGLPPPPTVMVPVGVLKREDGTKSRPEISKSVMFSDELDMSWDLKPPYRKSGSKRIPTPGSSAPSTSVKKQNLPRFDPNTESYVPQDPNALPPTVTIHKGQVSYHAVTDENLLYKTLKNECEPPVMFAINRNLYAYVKIVTLNCCVNKTCWNVTSKGLDCVGQDEIILLIEVLPDETRVPKDLLLFINQLRLEAMKGNIVSELGFLIYQGGNFLDSREHAGFLFIRQTSQCLQKIILPPGPYLFGLLVHRWETPWAKVFPLRLVLRLGAEYRYYPCPLFSVRFRDALYFEIGHTVMKVLADFRNFAYTLPSVRGLTIHLRNRMTDVMFPRNRYDQVIKGLNNSNDHVLAYASNFSIAADSHLVCIQTNTGDESTYQTQAISINNNPRTITGTSFIVINGALKSSMGLSAKSSIVEDGLMVEIMPEKMEALKAALKNMQDFSIGCGRQGAPEPDETVNIKWVDNDLQFNVGVKSPIDRRPMDGIPSIRIHNGIDYKGTSRFIRWTEVFIINSDDHPNGVHDPVDINKLSGNIAKATCTALVKLLDLLANAGLTKLGVRTTIHPDNVGYEAGSEGMKLPPIYMKSLDNELIQVLHKAAQSSQDTHIVLELIFYILDD; from the exons ATGACAGTGATTCAct CTAACATTAACGACGCAATGGAAAAATTTGCTATTGATTTGGACAAGGTTTTGGACGATTTCGAATTTAACGaag ACTGTGCAGAGCAAATAGCATCTGATAATCTTTCAACAAACAATGCGTCATCTTCTTCAGTTAAATGTAATCTAGAACCTTCAGCTTTAAAAGGttataattatcttctaaTAGAGCCTAAGAAAGCAAATAAAGagtttgatattatattacctGTAGAAAGGCATAAAGACTtgcaacaaataaatacaaaaaacaaatgtattaatgaaaatgatatagtTTCTGAGAATCTTAATTGTAGTACAGAACAGACAACAATAGAAAATACAGATGTAAATCAGTTTTATACACAAGAATGCACAAACGATAATAAGTCAATACAAAAACAATCTGTTCCATCTTATGATTCTGAACAGGTTTCTTTAgcaatatataatgatatgtcGCAAAAGGTAATacaaaaacaacaaaataGTAACAACAGCCCAAAGATTGACAATAGGTATGATAAGAAATTGAACCAGTCTAATCTGAAACCTAGTGTTAGCAATGTTTTCAGCAGTTTGAATGAGTACATTAATGCTCCACCTGGAAGTTCAGATTGCATTCATTCCATATTAAATGATTCAGAAATACAATCTGATTTAGAGACTAAGGTACCTCAGATAATTCAGAGCAGCGCTAAAGATAGTGATGAAAGTATACCACATAAACAGACAGTCGATATACCTGATACAACTAGAGAAATTCCTGTTTCAAGCTATCAGGATGCCACAATACCCATAATGGTAGAATTACCAATTACATATGAAACTAACATTAAAGAGgatgtaaaaaatgttcatgtaacaaatttcaaaccaTTGGAAAGCAAAACAGACCTTCCTGAAAAAGTTGCTCTAAATGAAGCTTGTATTGAATTAAGTAATAaagcagaaattaaaaatgacaaaatacaTAACTATAATTCTGATAGGGTAGATCAGGAAAAAAATTCTATGCTTGAGTGTACTTATATACAAGATGgttattatgaaaatgagtCTACAACACAATTGCAAGAtaatgaaagtaaattaagCATGGAAAATATTGGTACAAGTGAGGAACATAGGAGCAGCTTAAATTCAGTATGTAAGCCAATTGGATTTAGTAACATTGATAATTTATCAGAAGATGAATTGACCAAATATTTAGCCGAAttagaagaagaggagaaattAAGGGAAAGCTgcaataaatatgaaaatattacaaatacagCACAGAATGTTTCTCAAGAtcaaaaagatgaaaataagcAAAATGTCCAAGTTTTCCCAGATACTTCTGTAGAATCTCGTAAAATGATAGAATCAGAATTAAATGAAAGgatagaaaacattttagtAACTGATTGTCAGGAAAAGGAAACagataaagaattattaaataatgcaTTAATGAAGCAAAATGTACAACAATCTGATGATCGATTAAATgaagaaagattaaataaacacaaagatattttaagtAATCCAAGtggtaaagaattaaaattgttgCATAGAGTTAATGTAGCTAAAgatgataaaatgaaattagaaaatgaatgCGTGCCTGATACAAAAGATATTGAAGACAGCCAAGAACGTCCTACGtatagtttaaatattaatcaagGATCACTAAATGATGGCAGAACTGAGATACAATTAAAAGAGCAGAAAGGAAATTCTACGCAGTATAATCAAGCTTGTGAATTAAAAATGCCAAGcgatattgataatatttcggaagaaagaatttcaacCACATCTGAGCTAAATACATTAATTGATATGACAAAACATAATGATGATGTAATATCTACGTCTGTGGATGTTTACACAAGACCAAATGTAAGTGATACTAGCAATGATTCAGAGAAGCCAGTACGTCCCCAAACATTGGATATTGTTTTATCAAACAATAGCACAGAACACCAAGTACTTGGTTCTACAAGTGATACACCATCTTATCAAGTTCAATCAGATACTGATGGTATAAAAGAGGAGCAAGGATCTTCGCCGGATATTTTAGAGAATTCTTTACCAGAATCTGGCTCAGTTCTGGGAAAACAACCACCATTCTGGGTTCCCGATAGCGATGCTCCTAGTTGCATGCTCTGTGATGTTAAGTTTACTGTTATCAAAAGACGACATCATTGTCGGGCATGCGGAAAAGtgttatgtaataaatgttgtaatatgaaatataaattagaatatcAAGGAAACATTGATTCACGCGTTTGTGTTTCTTGTTATCAGCTTCTTACTAAAG CTGAAACAGAACAGGGTATAGGAGAATGGTCTTCTGGTTATTCCACATGtatgaataataatgatatcAATTCGCCCCAG TTAGCTGGCGGCTTGCCTCCACCTCCTACGGTTATGGTACCCGTTGGAGTCCTTAAAAGGGAAGATGGTACAAAGAGTCGGcctgaaatttcaaaatctgtTATGTTCAGTGATG AACTAGACATGTCGTGGGATTTGAAACCACCATACCGGAAATCTGGTAGTAAGAGAATACCAACACCTGGCTCATCTGCACCAAGTACGTCTGTCAAGAAACAGAACCTACCACGTTTTGACCCAAATACAGAAAGTTATGTGCCACAAGACCCTAATGCGCTTCCACCAACAGTAACGATACATAAAGGAC aGGTATCATATCATGCTGTAACGGACGAGAATCTTCTATACAAAACGCTGAAAAATGAATGCGAACCACCTGTTATGTTTGCGATTAATCGAAATCTCTATGCGTATGTCAAAATAGTAACTt TAAATTGTTGTGTTAATAAAACATGTTGGAATGTAACTTCGAAAGGATTGGATTGCGTCGGACAAGATGAAATTATACTATTAATCGAGGTACTACCTGATGAAACCCGGGTTCCTAAGGATCTGCTCCTTTTTATTAACCAATTACGTCTCGAAGCTATGAAag GAAACATTGTGTCCGAATTGGGATTTTTAATATACCAGGGAGGAAATTTCTTGGATTCTCGGGAACACGCAGGGTTCTTGTTTATTCGACAAACATCGCAATGCttgcaaaaaattatattacctCCTGGCCCGTACCTATTTGGCCTCCTAGTTCACAG GTGGGAAACACCATGGGCGAAAGTATTTCCGTTACGCCTTGTCTTACGATTGGGCGCAGAATATCGTTATTATCCGTGCCCGTTGTTCTCGGTTCGGTTTCGGGATGCattatactttgaaatagGACATACAGTTATGAAGGTTTTAGCTGACTTCAGAAATTTTGCGTACACGTTACCAAGTGTGAGGGGTCTAACAATTCACTTAAGAAACAGAATGACGGATGTAATGTTTCCGAGAAATCGATACGATCAAGTGATCAAAGgtttaaataattcgaatGATCACGTATTAGCATACGCTTCAAATTTTAGTATCGCTGCTGACTCACATTTAGTCTGTATACAAACTAACACCGGTGATGAAAGCACTTATCAAACGCAAGCGATAAGTATCAATAATAATCCAAGAACAA TAACAGGTACTAGTTTTATCGTGATTAACGGAGCATTGAAATCATCGATGGGTTTGTCAGCGAAATCTAGCATAGTTGAGGATGGATTAATGGTAGAAATAATGCCAGAGAAAATGGAAGCCTTGAAAGCAGCTCTAAAAAATATGCAAGACTTTTCGATCGGATGCGGTCGACAAGGAGCACCCGAGCCGGATGAAACAGTGAACATAAAGTGGGTCGATAATGACTTGCAATTCAATGTAGG GGTAAAAAGTCCTATTGATAGACGACCTATGGATGGTATTCCTTCAATCCGAATACACAATGGTATTGATTATAAAGGAACGAGTAGATTTATACGATGGACAGAAGTATTTATCATTAAT tCCGATGATCATCCGAATGGTGTTCATGATCCGgtggatataaataaattatcaggAAATATAGCGAAAGCAACATGTACAGCCTTAGTGAAGTTATTGGACTTATTAGCCAATGCTGGTTTAACAAAGCTTGGTGTAAGAACAACTATTCATCCTGACAAT GTTGGTTATGAAGCCGGTAGCGAAGGTATGAAATTGCCTCCAATCTACATGAAGAGTTTAGACAACGAATTAATTCAAGTTCTGCATAAAGCAGCGCAAAGTAGTCAAGATACGCATATTGTgcttgaattaattttttacatactCGATGATTGA
- the LOC122573183 gene encoding zinc finger FYVE domain-containing protein 9 isoform X1: protein MTVIHSNINDAMEKFAIDLDKVLDDFEFNEDCAEQIASDNLSTNNASSSSVKCNLEPSALKGYNYLLIEPKKANKEFDIILPVERHKDLQQINTKNKCINENDIVSENLNCSTEQTTIENTDVNQFYTQECTNDNKSIQKQSVPSYDSEQVSLAIYNDMSQKVIQKQQNSNNSPKIDNRYDKKLNQSNLKPSVSNVFSSLNEYINAPPGSSDCIHSILNDSEIQSDLETKVPQIIQSSAKDSDESIPHKQTVDIPDTTREIPVSSYQDATIPIMVELPITYETNIKEDVKNVHVTNFKPLESKTDLPEKVALNEACIELSNKAEIKNDKIHNYNSDRVDQEKNSMLECTYIQDGYYENESTTQLQDNESKLSMENIGTSEEHRSSLNSVCKPIGFSNIDNLSEDELTKYLAELEEEEKLRESCNKYENITNTAQNVSQDQKDENKQNVQVFPDTSVESRKMIESELNERIENILVTDCQEKETDKELLNNALMKQNVQQSDDRLNEERLNKHKDILSNPSGKELKLLHRVNVAKDDKMKLENECVPDTKDIEDSQERPTYSLNINQGSLNDGRTEIQLKEQKGNSTQYNQACELKMPSDIDNISEERISTTSELNTLIDMTKHNDDVISTSVDVYTRPNVSDTSNDSEKPVRPQTLDIVLSNNSTEHQVLGSTSDTPSYQVQSDTDGIKEEQGSSPDILENSLPESGSVLGKQPPFWVPDSDAPSCMLCDVKFTVIKRRHHCRACGKVLCNKCCNMKYKLEYQGNIDSRVCVSCYQLLTKAETEQGIGEWSSGYSTCMNNNDINSPQGRQPNPNNPMEYCSTIPPLQQLAGGLPPPPTVMVPVGVLKREDGTKSRPEISKSVMFSDGIRPGCDLTELDMSWDLKPPYRKSGSKRIPTPGSSAPSTSVKKQNLPRFDPNTESYVPQDPNALPPTVTIHKGQVSYHAVTDENLLYKTLKNECEPPVMFAINRNLYAYVKIVTLNCCVNKTCWNVTSKGLDCVGQDEIILLIEVLPDETRVPKDLLLFINQLRLEAMKGNIVSELGFLIYQGGNFLDSREHAGFLFIRQTSQCLQKIILPPGPYLFGLLVHRWETPWAKVFPLRLVLRLGAEYRYYPCPLFSVRFRDALYFEIGHTVMKVLADFRNFAYTLPSVRGLTIHLRNRMTDVMFPRNRYDQVIKGLNNSNDHVLAYASNFSIAADSHLVCIQTNTGDESTYQTQAISINNNPRTITGTSFIVINGALKSSMGLSAKSSIVEDGLMVEIMPEKMEALKAALKNMQDFSIGCGRQGAPEPDETVNIKWVDNDLQFNVGVKSPIDRRPMDGIPSIRIHNGIDYKGTSRFIRWTEVFIINSDDHPNGVHDPVDINKLSGNIAKATCTALVKLLDLLANAGLTKLGVRTTIHPDNVGYEAGSEGMKLPPIYMKSLDNELIQVLHKAAQSSQDTHIVLELIFYILDD, encoded by the exons ATGACAGTGATTCAct CTAACATTAACGACGCAATGGAAAAATTTGCTATTGATTTGGACAAGGTTTTGGACGATTTCGAATTTAACGaag ACTGTGCAGAGCAAATAGCATCTGATAATCTTTCAACAAACAATGCGTCATCTTCTTCAGTTAAATGTAATCTAGAACCTTCAGCTTTAAAAGGttataattatcttctaaTAGAGCCTAAGAAAGCAAATAAAGagtttgatattatattacctGTAGAAAGGCATAAAGACTtgcaacaaataaatacaaaaaacaaatgtattaatgaaaatgatatagtTTCTGAGAATCTTAATTGTAGTACAGAACAGACAACAATAGAAAATACAGATGTAAATCAGTTTTATACACAAGAATGCACAAACGATAATAAGTCAATACAAAAACAATCTGTTCCATCTTATGATTCTGAACAGGTTTCTTTAgcaatatataatgatatgtcGCAAAAGGTAATacaaaaacaacaaaataGTAACAACAGCCCAAAGATTGACAATAGGTATGATAAGAAATTGAACCAGTCTAATCTGAAACCTAGTGTTAGCAATGTTTTCAGCAGTTTGAATGAGTACATTAATGCTCCACCTGGAAGTTCAGATTGCATTCATTCCATATTAAATGATTCAGAAATACAATCTGATTTAGAGACTAAGGTACCTCAGATAATTCAGAGCAGCGCTAAAGATAGTGATGAAAGTATACCACATAAACAGACAGTCGATATACCTGATACAACTAGAGAAATTCCTGTTTCAAGCTATCAGGATGCCACAATACCCATAATGGTAGAATTACCAATTACATATGAAACTAACATTAAAGAGgatgtaaaaaatgttcatgtaacaaatttcaaaccaTTGGAAAGCAAAACAGACCTTCCTGAAAAAGTTGCTCTAAATGAAGCTTGTATTGAATTAAGTAATAaagcagaaattaaaaatgacaaaatacaTAACTATAATTCTGATAGGGTAGATCAGGAAAAAAATTCTATGCTTGAGTGTACTTATATACAAGATGgttattatgaaaatgagtCTACAACACAATTGCAAGAtaatgaaagtaaattaagCATGGAAAATATTGGTACAAGTGAGGAACATAGGAGCAGCTTAAATTCAGTATGTAAGCCAATTGGATTTAGTAACATTGATAATTTATCAGAAGATGAATTGACCAAATATTTAGCCGAAttagaagaagaggagaaattAAGGGAAAGCTgcaataaatatgaaaatattacaaatacagCACAGAATGTTTCTCAAGAtcaaaaagatgaaaataagcAAAATGTCCAAGTTTTCCCAGATACTTCTGTAGAATCTCGTAAAATGATAGAATCAGAATTAAATGAAAGgatagaaaacattttagtAACTGATTGTCAGGAAAAGGAAACagataaagaattattaaataatgcaTTAATGAAGCAAAATGTACAACAATCTGATGATCGATTAAATgaagaaagattaaataaacacaaagatattttaagtAATCCAAGtggtaaagaattaaaattgttgCATAGAGTTAATGTAGCTAAAgatgataaaatgaaattagaaaatgaatgCGTGCCTGATACAAAAGATATTGAAGACAGCCAAGAACGTCCTACGtatagtttaaatattaatcaagGATCACTAAATGATGGCAGAACTGAGATACAATTAAAAGAGCAGAAAGGAAATTCTACGCAGTATAATCAAGCTTGTGAATTAAAAATGCCAAGcgatattgataatatttcggaagaaagaatttcaacCACATCTGAGCTAAATACATTAATTGATATGACAAAACATAATGATGATGTAATATCTACGTCTGTGGATGTTTACACAAGACCAAATGTAAGTGATACTAGCAATGATTCAGAGAAGCCAGTACGTCCCCAAACATTGGATATTGTTTTATCAAACAATAGCACAGAACACCAAGTACTTGGTTCTACAAGTGATACACCATCTTATCAAGTTCAATCAGATACTGATGGTATAAAAGAGGAGCAAGGATCTTCGCCGGATATTTTAGAGAATTCTTTACCAGAATCTGGCTCAGTTCTGGGAAAACAACCACCATTCTGGGTTCCCGATAGCGATGCTCCTAGTTGCATGCTCTGTGATGTTAAGTTTACTGTTATCAAAAGACGACATCATTGTCGGGCATGCGGAAAAGtgttatgtaataaatgttgtaatatgaaatataaattagaatatcAAGGAAACATTGATTCACGCGTTTGTGTTTCTTGTTATCAGCTTCTTACTAAAG CTGAAACAGAACAGGGTATAGGAGAATGGTCTTCTGGTTATTCCACATGtatgaataataatgatatcAATTCGCCCCAG GGGAGACAGCCTAATCCAAATAATCCCATGGAGTACTGTTCAACTATACCACCCTTGCAACAGTTAGCTGGCGGCTTGCCTCCACCTCCTACGGTTATGGTACCCGTTGGAGTCCTTAAAAGGGAAGATGGTACAAAGAGTCGGcctgaaatttcaaaatctgtTATGTTCAGTGATG GAATAAGGCCTGGCTGTGACCTGACAGAACTAGACATGTCGTGGGATTTGAAACCACCATACCGGAAATCTGGTAGTAAGAGAATACCAACACCTGGCTCATCTGCACCAAGTACGTCTGTCAAGAAACAGAACCTACCACGTTTTGACCCAAATACAGAAAGTTATGTGCCACAAGACCCTAATGCGCTTCCACCAACAGTAACGATACATAAAGGAC aGGTATCATATCATGCTGTAACGGACGAGAATCTTCTATACAAAACGCTGAAAAATGAATGCGAACCACCTGTTATGTTTGCGATTAATCGAAATCTCTATGCGTATGTCAAAATAGTAACTt TAAATTGTTGTGTTAATAAAACATGTTGGAATGTAACTTCGAAAGGATTGGATTGCGTCGGACAAGATGAAATTATACTATTAATCGAGGTACTACCTGATGAAACCCGGGTTCCTAAGGATCTGCTCCTTTTTATTAACCAATTACGTCTCGAAGCTATGAAag GAAACATTGTGTCCGAATTGGGATTTTTAATATACCAGGGAGGAAATTTCTTGGATTCTCGGGAACACGCAGGGTTCTTGTTTATTCGACAAACATCGCAATGCttgcaaaaaattatattacctCCTGGCCCGTACCTATTTGGCCTCCTAGTTCACAG GTGGGAAACACCATGGGCGAAAGTATTTCCGTTACGCCTTGTCTTACGATTGGGCGCAGAATATCGTTATTATCCGTGCCCGTTGTTCTCGGTTCGGTTTCGGGATGCattatactttgaaatagGACATACAGTTATGAAGGTTTTAGCTGACTTCAGAAATTTTGCGTACACGTTACCAAGTGTGAGGGGTCTAACAATTCACTTAAGAAACAGAATGACGGATGTAATGTTTCCGAGAAATCGATACGATCAAGTGATCAAAGgtttaaataattcgaatGATCACGTATTAGCATACGCTTCAAATTTTAGTATCGCTGCTGACTCACATTTAGTCTGTATACAAACTAACACCGGTGATGAAAGCACTTATCAAACGCAAGCGATAAGTATCAATAATAATCCAAGAACAA TAACAGGTACTAGTTTTATCGTGATTAACGGAGCATTGAAATCATCGATGGGTTTGTCAGCGAAATCTAGCATAGTTGAGGATGGATTAATGGTAGAAATAATGCCAGAGAAAATGGAAGCCTTGAAAGCAGCTCTAAAAAATATGCAAGACTTTTCGATCGGATGCGGTCGACAAGGAGCACCCGAGCCGGATGAAACAGTGAACATAAAGTGGGTCGATAATGACTTGCAATTCAATGTAGG GGTAAAAAGTCCTATTGATAGACGACCTATGGATGGTATTCCTTCAATCCGAATACACAATGGTATTGATTATAAAGGAACGAGTAGATTTATACGATGGACAGAAGTATTTATCATTAAT tCCGATGATCATCCGAATGGTGTTCATGATCCGgtggatataaataaattatcaggAAATATAGCGAAAGCAACATGTACAGCCTTAGTGAAGTTATTGGACTTATTAGCCAATGCTGGTTTAACAAAGCTTGGTGTAAGAACAACTATTCATCCTGACAAT GTTGGTTATGAAGCCGGTAGCGAAGGTATGAAATTGCCTCCAATCTACATGAAGAGTTTAGACAACGAATTAATTCAAGTTCTGCATAAAGCAGCGCAAAGTAGTCAAGATACGCATATTGTgcttgaattaattttttacatactCGATGATTGA